The following are encoded together in the Acetoanaerobium noterae genome:
- a CDS encoding ArsR/SmtB family transcription factor: protein MTEKFNSIERCDCNVIHEDIVNQVRDKMPQEEILYDLAELFKVFGDSTRIRILWALHEAEMCVCDIAVLLNMTQSAISHQLRVLKQANLVKNRKEGKVVYYSLVDDHVREIFDQGLIHINEK from the coding sequence ATGACTGAAAAATTTAATTCAATTGAAAGATGTGACTGCAATGTAATTCATGAGGATATTGTAAATCAAGTTAGAGATAAAATGCCTCAAGAAGAAATCCTTTATGATCTAGCAGAATTATTTAAAGTATTTGGAGATTCAACACGAATCAGGATATTATGGGCTTTACATGAAGCTGAAATGTGTGTTTGTGATATCGCTGTATTACTTAACATGACACAATCAGCAATTTCCCATCAGCTGAGAGTTTTAAAGCAAGCTAATTTAGTGAAAAACAGAAAAGAAGGCAAAGTAGTATATTATTCCTTAGTTGATGATCATGTAAGAGAAATATTTGATCAAGGTCTAATTCATATCAACGAAAAGTAG
- a CDS encoding cation transporter has translation MKKRFKLEGLECGNCAAKMERAINELDGVKEATVNFMTQKLVIEGEDEKMPTIIQEAEKIVKDIESHVIMKKA, from the coding sequence ATGAAAAAGAGATTTAAACTTGAAGGTTTAGAGTGTGGAAATTGTGCAGCAAAAATGGAGAGGGCTATTAATGAGCTTGATGGTGTGAAGGAAGCCACTGTAAACTTTATGACGCAAAAACTTGTTATTGAAGGCGAAGATGAAAAAATGCCTACAATTATACAAGAAGCAGAAAAAATAGTTAAAGATATTGAATCACATGTTATCATGAAAAAGGCCTAA